From the Streptomyces nigrescens genome, one window contains:
- a CDS encoding cation:dicarboxylate symporter family transporter, with the protein MAAQTPPRGGTTEETAPVKRDRTHYLYIAVIGAVLLGIIVGFAAPGVAVQLKPLGTGFVNLIKMMISPVIFCTIVLGVGSVRKAAKVGAVGGLALGYFMVMSTVALAIGLVVGNLLDPGSGLHLTETVKHAGHAQTEGGGESLPEFLLGMIPTTLVSAFTQGEVLQTLLVALLVGFGLQALGSAGEPVLRGVGHIQKLVFRVLAMIMWAAPVGAFGAIAAVVGETGLDALKSLAVIMVGFYITCLLFVIVVLGALLRLVAGVNIFLLLKYLGREFLLILSTSSSESALPRLIAKMEHLGVSKPVVGITVPTGYSFNLDGTAIYLTMSSLFVAEAMGKPLPLGQQISLLVFMVIASKGAAGVTGAGLATLAGGLQSHRPELVDGVGLIVGIDRFMSEARALTNFAGNAVATVLIGTWTKEIDKARAADVLAGQVPFDEKTLVDDAPAEPVAAEVVAPRDGGLEKTSAKV; encoded by the coding sequence GTGGCTGCACAGACCCCGCCGCGTGGGGGCACCACCGAGGAGACCGCGCCGGTGAAGCGGGACCGGACCCATTACCTCTACATCGCCGTGATCGGGGCGGTGCTGCTCGGCATCATCGTGGGCTTCGCCGCCCCCGGTGTCGCCGTCCAGCTCAAGCCGCTCGGCACCGGGTTCGTGAACCTGATCAAGATGATGATCTCGCCGGTCATCTTCTGCACCATCGTGCTGGGCGTCGGCTCGGTGCGGAAGGCCGCCAAGGTCGGCGCGGTCGGCGGACTGGCCCTCGGCTACTTCATGGTGATGTCCACCGTCGCACTGGCCATCGGCCTGGTCGTCGGCAATCTGCTGGACCCCGGCTCCGGCCTCCATCTGACCGAGACCGTCAAGCACGCCGGGCACGCCCAGACCGAGGGCGGCGGGGAGTCGCTGCCCGAGTTCCTGCTGGGCATGATCCCCACCACGCTGGTCTCCGCCTTCACCCAGGGTGAGGTGCTCCAGACGCTGCTGGTGGCGCTGCTGGTCGGCTTCGGCCTGCAGGCGCTGGGCTCGGCGGGCGAGCCGGTGCTGCGCGGTGTCGGACACATCCAGAAGCTGGTCTTCCGGGTCCTGGCCATGATCATGTGGGCGGCGCCGGTGGGTGCCTTCGGCGCCATCGCTGCGGTGGTCGGCGAGACCGGCCTGGACGCGCTGAAGTCGCTGGCCGTCATCATGGTCGGCTTCTACATCACCTGTCTGCTGTTCGTGATCGTGGTGCTCGGCGCGCTGCTCCGGCTGGTCGCCGGTGTCAACATCTTCCTGCTGCTGAAGTACCTCGGCCGGGAATTTCTGCTGATCCTCTCCACCTCGTCCTCGGAGTCGGCGCTGCCGCGGCTGATCGCGAAGATGGAGCACCTGGGCGTCAGCAAGCCGGTGGTCGGCATCACCGTCCCCACCGGCTACAGCTTTAACCTCGACGGCACCGCCATCTACCTGACGATGTCCTCGCTGTTCGTGGCCGAGGCGATGGGCAAGCCGCTCCCGCTCGGCCAGCAGATCTCGCTGCTGGTGTTCATGGTCATCGCGTCGAAGGGGGCGGCCGGGGTCACCGGCGCGGGCCTGGCGACGCTGGCCGGCGGACTGCAGTCGCACCGCCCCGAACTGGTCGACGGCGTCGGCCTGATCGTCGGCATCGACCGCTTCATGAGCGAGGCGCGCGCCCTGACCAACTTCGCCGGCAACGCGGTGGCCACCGTGCTGATCGGCACCTGGACCAAGGAGATCGACAAGGCCCGGGCGGCGGACGTGCTCGCCGGACAGGTGCCGTTCGACGAGAAGACGCTGGTGGACGACGCGCCCGCCGAGCCGGTCGCCGCGGAGGTCGTCGCGCCGCGGGACGGCGGGCTGGAGAAGACGTCCGCCAAGGTCTGA